The Vibrio nitrifigilis genome window below encodes:
- a CDS encoding DUF3549 family protein, with protein sequence MDNIATLSQLLQTSGNHYKVFDLGRRIQVIPNEQFHQVEQGSQPYPYPVQRSAQIAIAYWNEANQPWIWFLKFELDERGLLQQSHVTQFIQYVLEAMGSRLTNELSEEQQQKLTNNPYTFKPHEDKMALFHSLIRSHLALPCSQYYEHAQHYFKGGLGWDNWQTVGLQGITDICTHIGQEQNGVLLRKAIAHLPTQPLYALLGALEHIDLPEKLADRIVEMANKEIVSDKPDLFLLSALVRALAGAPEKHLTDIVDKLLSSEQLSHQEILIGIAGRSWHVLADSGRAQRFLLRLAQTGNQALFNQLFADLVMLPQLRMVILPLLHASPSPELTQALMELQRNTKS encoded by the coding sequence ATGGACAACATCGCAACATTAAGTCAGCTACTGCAAACCAGTGGCAATCATTATAAAGTTTTCGACCTCGGTCGACGTATCCAAGTTATTCCCAATGAACAATTTCACCAAGTTGAACAAGGGTCTCAACCTTATCCATATCCGGTGCAGCGCAGTGCGCAAATTGCCATTGCTTATTGGAACGAAGCGAATCAACCTTGGATCTGGTTTTTAAAATTTGAATTAGACGAACGCGGTTTATTACAGCAATCTCACGTCACCCAATTTATTCAATATGTATTAGAGGCTATGGGCTCTCGGCTCACGAATGAGTTAAGTGAAGAACAGCAACAAAAACTGACTAACAACCCATACACCTTCAAACCCCATGAAGATAAAATGGCGCTCTTTCATAGCCTAATTCGTTCTCACTTAGCCCTGCCATGCAGTCAATATTATGAGCATGCCCAGCACTACTTCAAAGGTGGATTAGGATGGGATAACTGGCAAACAGTTGGGCTACAAGGTATCACTGATATCTGTACTCATATCGGACAAGAACAGAATGGCGTATTACTGCGTAAGGCCATCGCGCATTTACCAACCCAGCCACTTTATGCCTTACTTGGTGCGTTAGAACACATTGATCTTCCTGAAAAATTAGCTGATCGAATCGTTGAAATGGCGAATAAAGAGATCGTCAGTGATAAGCCCGATCTGTTTTTACTTTCCGCCTTAGTGAGAGCATTAGCTGGCGCTCCTGAAAAACATCTGACAGACATTGTCGATAAACTTTTAAGTTCAGAGCAATTAAGCCATCAGGAAATTTTGATCGGTATCGCGGGACGTTCATGGCATGTACTCGCTGATAGCGGCCGAGCACAACGTTTCTTGCTGCGTTTAGCACAAACAGGGAATCAAGCCCTATTCAACCAGTTGTTCGCTGATTTAGTGATGCTCCCTCAACTGCGAATGGTGATCCTGCCACTATTGCATGCAAGCCCATCACCAGAGCTC
- a CDS encoding YqcC family protein yields MSRSVESLVTMLEELEYELRRIGLWQTQVPNMAALQSEQPFALDTLEPHEWLQWIFIPQMLRLLEHDQVPSGFAITPYFEQVWSGKYEYRAILRVLMCIDEVGQ; encoded by the coding sequence ATGAGTAGATCTGTAGAAAGTTTGGTTACCATGCTAGAAGAGCTGGAATATGAATTACGTCGTATAGGCTTGTGGCAAACCCAAGTACCAAATATGGCGGCACTACAAAGTGAACAGCCATTTGCCCTAGACACGCTAGAGCCTCATGAGTGGTTACAATGGATCTTTATTCCTCAAATGCTTCGTTTGTTAGAACACGATCAGGTTCCGAGTGGTTTTGCTATTACTCCGTATTTTGAGCAGGTGTGGTCTGGTAAATATGAATACCGAGCTATTCTACGGGTATTAATGTGTATCGATGAAGTGGGGCAATAA
- the truC gene encoding tRNA pseudouridine(65) synthase TruC, with translation MLEIIYQDEHFVAVNKPAGMLVHRSWLDKHETQFVMQTLRDQIGQHVFPIHRLDRPTSGVLLFALSSEVARDVMPMFANHDIEKTYHAVVRGWLKEEGVLDYPLKEELDKIADKKAKQDKEPQEAITHYRPIAQVEVPHSTGRFPTTRYGMVELKPKTGRKHQLRRHLAHLRHPIVGDTNHGEGRHNRLYRDHYDSHRLLLHASHMSFKHPYSKQIIELRAEFDEVWHRLFGEFSWTHPHR, from the coding sequence ATGTTAGAAATCATTTATCAAGATGAACATTTTGTTGCCGTAAATAAACCGGCAGGAATGCTAGTACATCGCTCATGGTTAGATAAACATGAGACGCAATTTGTGATGCAGACATTGCGAGATCAAATTGGTCAACATGTATTTCCTATTCATCGTTTAGACCGACCAACATCAGGGGTTTTGCTGTTTGCCTTATCGAGTGAAGTGGCGCGAGATGTTATGCCAATGTTTGCTAATCACGATATTGAGAAAACCTATCATGCGGTCGTTCGAGGTTGGCTAAAAGAAGAAGGGGTGCTTGATTATCCTTTGAAAGAAGAACTGGATAAAATTGCTGATAAAAAGGCAAAGCAGGATAAAGAACCGCAAGAAGCCATCACTCACTATCGGCCCATTGCACAAGTGGAGGTTCCACACTCCACTGGGCGTTTCCCGACGACACGCTACGGAATGGTTGAACTCAAACCTAAAACTGGTCGTAAACATCAATTGCGTCGCCACCTAGCCCACCTTAGACATCCGATTGTCGGTGATACTAACCATGGGGAAGGGCGGCATAACCGCTTATATCGTGATCATTATGATTCACATCGCTTGCTATTACACGCTAGCCATATGAGTTTCAAACATCCTTATTCAAAACAAATCATAGAGTTACGAGCTGAGTTTGATGAGGTTTGGCATCGATTGTTTGGTGAATTTTCCTGGACGCATCCGCACCGTTAA
- the dxs gene encoding 1-deoxy-D-xylulose-5-phosphate synthase — protein MTLDISKYPTLALVNTPDDLRSLPKEVLPQLCDELRTFLLNSVSQSSGHLASGLGTVELTVALHYVYDTPNDQLIWDVGHQAYPHKILTGRREQMGTIRQKGGLHPFPWREESEYDTLSVGHSSTSISAALGMAVAAEKEGEGRKVVSVIGDGAITAGMAFEAMNHAGGINPDMLVILNDNEMSISENVGALNNHLAQLLSGNFYTSIREGGKKVLSGIPPIKELVRRTEEHLKGMVVPGTLFEELGFNYIGPVDGHDVLELIKTLKNMRDLKGAQFLHVMTKKGKGYEPAEKDPIGYHGVPKFDPNTDSLPKSKSTQPTFSNIFGDFLCDMAAQDPKLLAITPAMREGSGMVRFSKEYPEQYFDVAIAEQHAVTLATGMAIGGYHPIVAIYSTFLQRGYDQLIHDVAIMNLPVMFAIDRAGLVGADGQTHQGAFDLSFMRCIPNMTIMTPADENECRQMLYTGHQHQGPCAVRYPRGSGMGAEIETQFTALDIGKGRMVRSGEKVAILNFGTFLPSVLEAAETLNATVADMRFVKPLDEALIRQLAAEHDVLVTVEENTIAGGAGAGVNEFLMQEKLLKPVLNIGLPDRFIAQGTQQELHAELDLDGAGIEKSIRDYLAK, from the coding sequence ATGACTCTAGATATCTCTAAATATCCGACGTTAGCACTTGTTAACACTCCGGATGATTTACGTAGCCTGCCAAAGGAGGTTCTGCCTCAGTTGTGCGATGAGCTACGAACATTTTTGCTTAATTCAGTCAGTCAATCCAGTGGTCACTTGGCTTCCGGATTAGGTACCGTCGAATTAACCGTGGCACTTCACTATGTGTACGATACTCCTAATGATCAGTTAATTTGGGATGTTGGCCATCAAGCGTACCCGCATAAAATCTTGACTGGCCGTCGTGAACAGATGGGTACTATCCGCCAAAAAGGCGGTTTACATCCTTTCCCTTGGCGTGAAGAAAGCGAATACGATACGCTGTCAGTGGGTCACTCATCAACGTCTATCAGTGCTGCACTTGGTATGGCCGTTGCAGCAGAGAAAGAAGGTGAAGGACGTAAAGTTGTTAGCGTGATTGGTGATGGGGCGATTACGGCGGGTATGGCATTTGAAGCCATGAACCATGCCGGTGGTATCAACCCTGATATGCTAGTGATTTTGAACGACAACGAGATGTCGATCTCGGAAAACGTTGGCGCATTAAACAACCACCTTGCTCAATTGTTATCCGGTAACTTCTATACGTCTATTCGAGAAGGCGGTAAGAAGGTGCTTTCCGGAATTCCGCCAATCAAAGAGCTTGTTCGTCGCACCGAAGAACACCTTAAAGGTATGGTAGTACCGGGCACTTTATTTGAAGAGCTGGGATTTAACTATATTGGCCCTGTTGATGGTCACGATGTTCTAGAACTGATTAAAACCCTCAAAAATATGCGCGATTTGAAAGGCGCTCAGTTCCTGCATGTCATGACCAAAAAAGGGAAAGGTTACGAACCAGCCGAGAAAGATCCGATTGGTTATCACGGCGTCCCTAAATTTGACCCAAATACGGATAGCCTGCCGAAAAGTAAATCGACCCAGCCAACGTTTTCGAACATTTTTGGCGATTTCTTATGTGATATGGCAGCGCAAGATCCAAAACTGCTTGCTATTACACCAGCAATGCGCGAAGGCTCAGGGATGGTTCGTTTTTCCAAAGAATACCCAGAACAATACTTTGATGTGGCTATTGCAGAGCAGCATGCAGTGACGCTAGCGACAGGGATGGCTATTGGTGGTTATCACCCCATCGTTGCTATCTATTCGACGTTCTTGCAACGTGGCTATGATCAACTTATCCATGATGTTGCAATCATGAACTTACCGGTCATGTTTGCAATTGACCGCGCAGGCCTCGTGGGTGCAGACGGCCAAACCCACCAAGGTGCGTTCGATCTTAGCTTTATGCGCTGTATCCCTAATATGACCATCATGACTCCAGCAGACGAAAATGAATGTCGTCAGATGCTGTATACCGGTCATCAACATCAAGGTCCTTGTGCGGTGCGCTACCCTCGTGGCAGTGGTATGGGTGCAGAAATTGAGACTCAATTTACCGCTCTCGACATTGGTAAAGGCCGCATGGTGCGCAGTGGAGAAAAAGTGGCGATTCTTAACTTTGGTACCTTCTTACCAAGTGTTCTAGAAGCTGCAGAAACATTAAATGCGACCGTTGCTGATATGCGTTTTGTAAAACCATTAGATGAAGCATTAATTCGTCAATTAGCCGCTGAACATGATGTTTTGGTCACTGTAGAAGAAAATACTATCGCAGGCGGTGCCGGTGCTGGTGTGAACGAATTTCTGATGCAAGAGAAACTGCTAAAACCAGTACTAAACATTGGTTTACCGGATCGCTTCATTGCCCAGGGAACTCAGCAAGAGCTGCATGCAGAGTTAGACCTTGATGGCGCTGGTATCGAAAAATCCATTCGTGATTATCTAGCTAAATAG
- the ispA gene encoding (2E,6E)-farnesyl diphosphate synthase, whose protein sequence is MNEALTSLQKRNNQQLDLWLNHLPDQNQSLIQAMRYGLLLGGKRARPFLVYITGQMLNCELDDLDTPASAIECIHAYSLIHDDLPAMDDDELRRGQATCHIKFDEATAILTGDALQTLAFTILSEGALSLNGEKNRVKMIQALAQASGAQGMCLGQALDLAAENRSVGLQELEHIHRNKTGALMRCAIRLGAMAAGEKGLEVLPQLDRYADAVGLAFQVQDDILDIISDTQTLGKPQGSDQQLHKSTYPALLGLEGAIDKAQTLLQEALQALEAIPYDTEYLEAFARYVIERKN, encoded by the coding sequence ATGAATGAGGCCTTAACCTCTTTACAGAAAAGAAACAATCAACAGCTTGATTTATGGTTAAACCATTTACCAGATCAGAACCAAAGCCTAATTCAGGCAATGCGTTATGGACTGCTTTTGGGAGGGAAACGTGCTCGCCCATTTTTGGTTTATATCACGGGTCAGATGCTCAATTGTGAGTTAGACGATCTCGATACACCAGCGTCAGCCATAGAGTGTATCCATGCTTACTCTCTGATTCATGATGATTTACCAGCAATGGACGATGACGAATTGCGTCGCGGCCAAGCCACTTGCCATATTAAGTTTGATGAAGCGACAGCCATTTTAACCGGAGATGCTCTGCAAACTCTGGCGTTCACCATTTTATCTGAAGGCGCTTTATCCCTAAATGGTGAAAAAAATCGAGTGAAAATGATTCAGGCCTTAGCTCAAGCGTCTGGTGCGCAAGGTATGTGCCTTGGCCAAGCACTGGATTTAGCGGCAGAGAATCGCTCGGTTGGTTTACAAGAATTGGAACATATCCACCGCAATAAAACTGGTGCGCTAATGCGTTGCGCTATTCGCCTTGGTGCGATGGCTGCTGGCGAAAAAGGTCTTGAGGTTCTCCCTCAACTTGATCGATATGCTGACGCAGTGGGACTTGCTTTCCAAGTTCAGGACGACATCCTCGACATTATTAGTGATACACAAACACTAGGAAAGCCACAAGGCTCAGATCAACAATTACATAAAAGCACTTACCCGGCTCTTTTAGGGCTCGAAGGTGCAATAGATAAAGCGCAAACTCTGTTGCAAGAAGCGCTTCAAGCATTAGAAGCAATTCCCTATGACACAGAGTATCTCGAAGCGTTCGCACGATACGTTATCGAGCGCAAAAACTAA
- the xseB gene encoding exodeoxyribonuclease VII small subunit: protein MASKKPENMSFEETITELDTLVEQLENGELPLDDALKKFERGIALARSGQTKLDEAEQRVSILLSNSDEAPLSDFADSQE, encoded by the coding sequence ATGGCGAGTAAAAAACCGGAAAATATGTCCTTTGAAGAAACCATAACCGAACTCGACACTCTGGTTGAGCAGCTAGAAAATGGTGAACTTCCTCTGGACGATGCTCTGAAAAAGTTTGAACGAGGCATCGCCCTCGCACGTTCAGGACAAACTAAACTTGATGAAGCAGAGCAACGTGTCAGTATTCTGCTTAGTAATAGTGATGAAGCACCACTGAGTGATTTTGCCGACTCGCAAGAATGA
- the pomA gene encoding flagellar motor protein PomA, whose protein sequence is MDLATLIGLIGGLAFVTMAMILGGSIMMFVDVTSILIVVGGSIFVVMMKFTMGQFFGAAKIAGKAFMFKADEPEDLIAKVVEMADAARKGGFLALEEMEITNSFMQKGIDLLVDGHDADVVRATLQKDIALTTERHETGGNVFRAFGDVTPAMGMIGTLVGLVAMLSNMDDPKSIGPAMAVALLTTLYGAVLSNMVFFPIADKLALRRDQETLNRRLIMDGVLAIQDGQNPRVIDSYLKNYLNEGKRVLDVDNE, encoded by the coding sequence GTGGATTTAGCAACGCTAATAGGCCTTATTGGTGGCTTGGCTTTCGTAACAATGGCGATGATTTTGGGCGGCAGCATTATGATGTTCGTCGACGTCACCTCGATTTTGATCGTAGTTGGTGGGTCTATCTTCGTTGTTATGATGAAATTTACCATGGGGCAGTTTTTTGGTGCCGCAAAAATTGCGGGCAAAGCTTTCATGTTTAAGGCAGATGAGCCTGAAGATTTAATCGCCAAAGTGGTTGAAATGGCCGATGCTGCTCGTAAAGGGGGGTTCCTTGCCCTTGAAGAAATGGAAATTACCAACTCTTTTATGCAAAAAGGGATTGATTTACTTGTCGATGGCCATGATGCCGATGTCGTTCGAGCCACACTGCAAAAAGATATTGCACTGACCACTGAACGTCATGAAACTGGCGGCAATGTGTTCCGCGCGTTTGGTGATGTAACGCCAGCAATGGGGATGATCGGTACACTCGTAGGTTTGGTGGCAATGCTATCTAACATGGACGACCCTAAATCGATTGGCCCTGCGATGGCAGTCGCCTTGTTAACCACGCTGTATGGTGCTGTGTTGTCTAACATGGTGTTTTTCCCAATTGCGGATAAGTTAGCATTACGTCGTGATCAAGAAACGTTGAATCGTCGTTTGATTATGGATGGAGTGCTGGCTATTCAAGACGGTCAAAATCCTCGAGTTATTGATAGCTACCTGAAAAACTACCTCAATGAAGGTAAACGTGTGTTAGATGTTGATAACGAATAG
- a CDS encoding flagellar motor protein MotB, which translates to MDDEEKCKCPPPGLPLWMGTFADLMSLLMCFFVLLLSFSEMDVLKFKQIAGSMKFAFGVQNKLEVKDIPKGTSIIAQEFRPGRPEPTPIDVIMQQTIDITQQTLEFQEGESDRAGGSQRDAGKLDGGQSPETSTEMNQNTESVQQQQQSEAMSEEDVDSTVEKIRKALQREIAEGAIEVENLGQQIVIRIKEKGAFPASSAFLQPKFRPLVRQIAELVKDVPGKIRITGHTDNQPIDSELYRSLWDLSAQRAVSVAQEMEKVKGFNHDRLQVRGLADTDPLVPNDTPEHRAENRRVEISIMQGEPLYSDEVPSIPGDGGAGQNAPATPNQ; encoded by the coding sequence ATGGATGACGAAGAAAAATGTAAATGTCCGCCCCCCGGTTTACCTTTATGGATGGGAACATTTGCGGACTTAATGTCATTGCTGATGTGCTTCTTCGTACTGCTCCTTTCGTTCTCAGAAATGGACGTGCTGAAGTTTAAGCAAATTGCTGGCTCAATGAAATTTGCCTTTGGTGTGCAAAATAAACTGGAAGTGAAAGATATCCCAAAAGGGACCAGTATCATTGCGCAAGAATTCCGTCCAGGTCGTCCAGAACCTACACCTATCGATGTTATTATGCAGCAAACCATCGATATCACTCAGCAAACCCTAGAGTTCCAAGAAGGTGAATCGGATCGTGCTGGTGGTAGTCAGCGTGATGCAGGTAAACTCGATGGGGGACAATCGCCTGAAACTTCAACGGAAATGAACCAGAATACGGAATCGGTTCAACAGCAACAGCAATCTGAAGCGATGTCGGAAGAAGATGTTGATTCAACCGTTGAGAAGATTCGTAAAGCACTTCAGCGAGAAATCGCGGAAGGGGCCATTGAAGTTGAAAATCTTGGCCAACAAATTGTTATCCGCATTAAAGAGAAAGGGGCTTTCCCTGCAAGCTCGGCATTTTTACAGCCGAAATTCCGCCCATTGGTTCGCCAAATTGCTGAGTTAGTCAAAGATGTTCCGGGTAAGATTCGAATTACAGGGCATACCGATAACCAACCGATAGATTCGGAACTGTATCGTTCACTATGGGATCTGTCTGCTCAACGCGCGGTTTCAGTGGCACAGGAAATGGAAAAAGTGAAAGGCTTTAACCATGATCGCTTGCAAGTTCGTGGTTTAGCCGATACCGATCCATTGGTTCCCAATGATACACCTGAACATCGTGCGGAAAACCGTCGGGTTGAAATCAGCATTATGCAAGGTGAACCTCTATATAGTGATGAAGTGCCATCCATTCCCGGAGATGGGGGCGCTGGGCAAAATGCGCCAGCAACACCGAATCAATAA
- the thiI gene encoding tRNA uracil 4-sulfurtransferase ThiI, translating into MKFIVKPHPEIYVKSESVRKRFTKILESNIRIIVKRRTESVSVFNRRDHIEVAAESDEYFNEVLEILTHTPGIHHILEVKQSTFTDLHNIYEQVLEHSKDKIVNKTFAVRAKRRGKHDFTSIELERYVGGGLNQAVESASVKLKKPDVTINIEVRDELLNQVDARHKGLGGFPLGTQEDVLSLISGGFDSGVSSYLHIKRGSKVHYCFFNLGGPAHEIGVKQVAHYLWNKYGSSAKVRFIAIDFEPVVAEILEKVDDGQMGVVLKRMFMRAAGMVAEKFGIQALVTGEALGQVSSQTLTNLRHIDGVTDSLILRPLINWDKEDIINLARDIGTEDFAKTMPEYCGVISRKPTVKAVKEKLEKEEAKFDFGILDQVVYDARQMDIRDIAKESEEAAPEVELVSAVQDQAVVLDIRSPDEEDEQPLEIEGVEVTHIPFYKLSTKFGDLDQSKTYLLYCHRGVMSRLQALYLKEQGFENVKVYRP; encoded by the coding sequence ATGAAATTTATTGTTAAGCCTCATCCAGAAATTTATGTTAAAAGTGAATCAGTTCGTAAGCGTTTCACTAAGATTCTAGAAAGCAATATTCGCATCATTGTTAAGCGCAGAACGGAGTCTGTTTCGGTATTTAACCGTCGAGATCATATTGAAGTGGCCGCTGAAAGTGATGAATATTTCAACGAAGTATTGGAGATTTTGACCCATACTCCGGGCATTCACCATATCCTTGAAGTGAAACAATCGACTTTTACCGATTTGCATAATATCTACGAACAGGTTCTTGAGCACAGCAAAGATAAAATCGTAAATAAGACCTTTGCGGTACGGGCTAAACGTCGTGGTAAGCACGATTTTACCTCCATTGAACTTGAGCGTTATGTTGGTGGTGGTTTAAACCAAGCGGTAGAAAGTGCGAGTGTTAAACTGAAAAAGCCAGATGTGACTATCAATATTGAAGTTCGCGATGAGCTGTTGAATCAAGTTGATGCCCGTCATAAAGGGTTAGGTGGCTTCCCTCTTGGTACGCAAGAAGATGTATTAAGTTTGATCTCGGGTGGTTTCGACTCAGGTGTATCGAGCTACTTACATATTAAACGCGGTTCAAAAGTTCACTACTGCTTCTTTAATTTAGGTGGGCCTGCTCACGAGATTGGTGTGAAGCAAGTAGCACACTATCTTTGGAATAAATATGGTTCATCTGCCAAAGTGCGCTTTATTGCGATTGACTTTGAACCTGTTGTCGCTGAAATCTTGGAAAAAGTCGATGACGGCCAAATGGGTGTGGTGCTAAAACGCATGTTCATGCGTGCTGCTGGAATGGTGGCTGAAAAGTTCGGCATTCAAGCTTTAGTGACCGGTGAAGCGTTAGGTCAGGTATCGAGCCAAACCTTAACGAACTTACGTCATATCGATGGCGTAACCGATTCTTTGATTCTTCGCCCACTGATTAACTGGGATAAAGAAGATATCATTAATCTAGCGCGTGATATCGGCACGGAAGATTTTGCGAAAACCATGCCTGAATATTGTGGCGTGATTTCTCGTAAACCAACTGTAAAAGCGGTGAAAGAGAAATTAGAGAAAGAAGAAGCGAAATTTGATTTCGGTATTCTTGATCAAGTGGTTTACGACGCTCGTCAGATGGATATTCGTGATATTGCTAAAGAGAGTGAAGAAGCTGCTCCAGAAGTGGAATTAGTTTCTGCCGTGCAAGATCAAGCCGTCGTTCTTGATATTCGTAGCCCTGATGAGGAAGATGAACAGCCGCTAGAAATTGAGGGTGTTGAAGTTACCCATATCCCATTCTACAAACTGTCGACTAAGTTTGGTGATTTGGATCAGTCTAAAACTTACTTGCTGTATTGCCACCGTGGTGTCATGAGCCGTTTACAAGCGCTGTATCTAAAAGAGCAAGGGTTTGAAAACGTGAAGGTGTATCGCCCTTAA
- a CDS encoding transcriptional regulator GcvA, whose translation MSRRLPPLNSLKVFEAAARHLSFTRAAEELFVTQAAVSHQIKALEEFLGLKLFRRRNRSLLLTEEGQSYFSDIKDIFTSIAEATDKLLERSEKGALTISLPPSFAIQWLVPRLSDFNQQEPDIDVRIKAVDLDEGSLTDDVDVAIYYGRGNWPGLRSDLLYQEYLIPLCSPTLLLGNKPLDKLADLANHTLLHDTSRHYWKQFVKDNHLEGVNVNHGPIFSHTTMVLQAAAHGQGIALGNNVLAQPEMEAGRLIAPFDEILMTPNAFYVVCDEKQADMARVATFRDWMIKKARSEQEEMLDE comes from the coding sequence ATGTCTAGAAGATTACCGCCACTGAATTCGCTCAAAGTGTTTGAAGCCGCCGCTCGACATTTAAGTTTTACCCGCGCAGCAGAAGAGCTGTTTGTGACTCAAGCGGCAGTGAGTCATCAAATTAAAGCGTTGGAAGAATTCCTTGGTTTAAAACTCTTTCGCCGCCGTAATCGCTCTTTGCTGTTAACAGAAGAAGGGCAAAGTTATTTTTCGGATATTAAAGATATTTTTACCTCTATCGCAGAAGCAACGGACAAGCTATTAGAGCGGTCTGAAAAAGGGGCGTTGACTATCAGTTTGCCACCAAGTTTTGCTATCCAGTGGTTGGTTCCTCGTCTATCGGATTTTAACCAGCAGGAGCCAGATATTGATGTTCGAATAAAGGCAGTAGATTTAGATGAAGGTTCATTAACCGATGATGTTGATGTTGCCATTTACTATGGACGTGGCAATTGGCCGGGCTTGCGTTCGGATCTTTTGTATCAAGAATATTTAATTCCTTTGTGTTCACCCACGTTATTACTTGGTAATAAGCCATTGGATAAATTGGCAGATTTAGCTAATCATACCTTGCTCCATGATACCTCTCGTCATTATTGGAAACAGTTTGTGAAAGATAATCACTTAGAAGGGGTGAATGTGAATCATGGCCCCATTTTTAGCCACACGACTATGGTGCTACAGGCGGCAGCTCACGGTCAGGGCATTGCATTAGGTAATAACGTATTGGCTCAGCCTGAGATGGAAGCCGGTCGCTTGATTGCGCCATTTGATGAAATATTGATGACCCCTAATGCTTTCTATGTCGTGTGTGATGAGAAACAAGCCGACATGGCGAGAGTAGCGACTTTTCGCGACTGGATGATTAAAAAAGCCCGAAGTGAGCAAGAGGAGATGTTAGATGAGTAA
- a CDS encoding alpha/beta fold hydrolase, translated as MSNEWQMNGEPEAPLFIFAHGAGAGMNHEFMENVALGLVDKGIRVLRFNFPYMIKRAEDGNKRPPDRAPKLLAAFEDWIDKFADEKVVIGGKSMGGRMASHLAEHPKVAAIACLGFPFHPPGKPENFKGEHLATITKPCLILQGERDTFGKREEFADFTFSDKVHYEFLPDGDHSFKPRKASGFTEQGNIALAVEKLSQFIFEVYDAS; from the coding sequence ATGAGTAATGAATGGCAAATGAATGGTGAGCCAGAGGCTCCCCTGTTTATATTTGCTCATGGAGCTGGCGCAGGAATGAATCACGAATTCATGGAAAATGTTGCGTTAGGATTAGTCGATAAGGGCATTCGTGTCTTACGGTTCAATTTTCCATATATGATTAAACGCGCTGAAGATGGAAACAAACGTCCGCCAGATCGTGCACCAAAGTTATTGGCTGCATTTGAAGACTGGATTGATAAGTTTGCCGATGAGAAGGTGGTCATAGGTGGTAAGTCGATGGGAGGACGTATGGCCTCTCATCTGGCAGAACATCCTAAGGTTGCTGCAATTGCGTGTTTAGGGTTTCCTTTTCATCCTCCGGGCAAGCCGGAAAATTTTAAAGGCGAACATTTAGCGACAATCACTAAACCTTGCCTTATTTTACAAGGTGAGCGAGATACCTTTGGCAAACGTGAGGAGTTCGCCGATTTTACGTTTAGCGATAAGGTGCATTATGAGTTTCTGCCTGATGGTGACCATAGCTTTAAACCTCGTAAAGCATCGGGTTTTACCGAGCAAGGTAATATTGCACTTGCTGTAGAAAAATTAAGTCAGTTCATTTTTGAGGTGTACGATGCAAGCTAA
- a CDS encoding DUF423 domain-containing protein gives MQAKSLLAIGGIFSGLGVVLGAFAAHGLKSIVTPKMDAVFQVGVHYQFIHAAAILLVGVLMLLPNFSAAAQKNFSRAAICFIIGIFCFSGSLYALALTGVKWIGPITPLGGLLFILGWVFFVVAALKSNEVNS, from the coding sequence ATGCAAGCTAAATCTTTACTCGCGATTGGTGGGATATTTTCAGGATTAGGCGTTGTTTTGGGGGCGTTTGCTGCCCACGGATTGAAGAGCATCGTTACCCCAAAAATGGACGCAGTTTTTCAAGTGGGCGTACATTACCAATTTATTCATGCAGCGGCGATTTTGCTGGTAGGCGTGCTGATGTTATTGCCTAACTTTAGTGCCGCGGCGCAAAAAAATTTCAGTCGTGCGGCGATTTGCTTTATCATCGGCATCTTTTGTTTTAGTGGTAGTTTGTATGCCCTTGCCTTAACCGGTGTGAAGTGGATTGGCCCGATTACTCCTTTGGGCGGATTACTGTTTATTCTAGGTTGGGTATTCTTTGTGGTAGCAGCGCTAAAAAGTAATGAGGTGAATTCGTGA